One genomic window of Trichomycterus rosablanca isolate fTriRos1 chromosome 1, fTriRos1.hap1, whole genome shotgun sequence includes the following:
- the LOC134326981 gene encoding speedy protein E3-like, which produces MPENQNAKLEWSEELPVGAGLENNHNTCYLNSVLQCLTYTAPLASYMLSGEHSRTCHQNGLCMMCTMEAHITQVLNSSGKVIEPFGVLCHLHRLGPQFALGFSQDPHEFLLGTLKAMHESSTSGSGCRKIQPGINYVSFGQNSKVLVFKLNPGNCNKHVDYPEKLDMKPFMCQRSRKPEKYELYGIVARSAHDSGQQHCYSYVKACNGQWYELNDTLVTVKDKSSALNQLIYMLFYISTSSKFDIKQQKNRKRKMQHEGDEIPAKKMKLEQPDSKPTSSAHFSVLEGKKRKRLDEGDESPAPPQPSVQESQRQRRLDEGDENPAKRMKLERTKSDPTSPPQLSVQESKEQRQLDEGNENPSEGIKLERTERNQTSTPQLSVLDCKKHKRLDEGDENPAKRMKLENPQRNQTSPPQLSVQEGKKHKRLDEGDENPAKRMKLENPQRNQTSPPQLSVQEGKKRKRLDEGDENPAKRMKLENPQRNQTSPPQLSVQEGKKRKRLDEGDENPAKRMKLERTERNQTSPPQLSVQEGKKRKQLDEDDENPVKRMKLERTERNQTSPPQLSVQESKR; this is translated from the exons ATGCCTGAAAATCAGAATGCAAAGCTGGAATGGAGTGAGGAGCTTCCTGTGGGAGCCGGCTTGGAAAACAACCACAACACGTGCTACCTGAACTCAGTTCTACAGTGCCTGACCTACACGGCTCCCCTGGCTAGCTACATGCTCAGTGGAGAGCATTCCAGGACAT GTCACCAGAATGGGTTGTGTATGATGTGCACCATGGAGGCTCACATCACCCAAGTCCTGAACAGCTCAGGAAAAGTCATTGAACCGTTTGGGGTGCTCTGTCACCTGCACC GTTTGGGCCCTCAGTTTGCTCTCGGATTTTCACAAGATCCACATGAGTTCCTGCTGGGTACTTTGAAGGCCATGCATGAGTCTAGCACGTCTGGTAGTGG GTGCAGGAAGATCCAGCCTGGAATCAATTATGTTTCATTTGGTCAAAACTCAAAGGTGCTGGTTTTCAAACTGAATCCAGGTAATTGCAACAAG CATGTGGACTATCCTGAGAAGCTGGACATGAAGCCGTTCATGTGTCAGCGCAGCAGAAAGCCAGAAAAATATGAGCTTTATGGTATCGTGGCTCGTTCTGCTCATGACTCTGGCCAACAACACTGTTATAGCTACGTCAAA GCCTGTAATGGACAGTGGTACGAATTAAACGACACATTGGTCACTGTCAAAGATAAAAGTTCAGCGCTGAACCAGCTGATATACATGCTGTTCTATATCAG CACCAGCAGCAAATTTGATATCAAACaacaaaagaacagaaaacGCAAGATGCAGCATGAAGGTGACGAGATTCCAGCCAAAAAAATGAAACTGGAACAGCCAGACAGCAAACCAACATCTTCAGCTCACTTTTCTGTCCTGGAGGGCAAGAAGCGCAAGCGACTGGATGAGGGTGATGAGAGTCCAGCTCCACCCCAGCCCTCTGTCCAGGAAAGCCAAAGGCAACGACGATTGGATGAGGGTGATGAGAATCCAGCTAAGAGGATGAAGCTGGAAAGGACAAAGAGCGACCCAACATCTCCACCCCAGCTCTCTGTTCAAGAAAGCAAAGAGCAAAGGCAACTAGATGAGGGTAATGAGAATCCATCTGAAGGAATAAAGCTGGAAAGGACAGAGAGGAACCAAACATCTACACCCCAGCTCTCTGTCCTGGACTGCAAGAAGCACAAGCGACTAGATGAAGGTGATGAGAATCCAGCTAAGAGGATGAAGCTGGAAAATCCACAGAGGAACCAAACATCTCCACCCCAGCTCTCTGTCCAGGAGGGCAAGAAGCACAAGCGACTAGATGAAGGTGATGAGAATCCAGCTAAGAGGATGAAGCTGGAAAATCCACAGAGGAACCAAACATCTCCACCCCAGCTCTCTGTCCAGGAGGGCAAGAAGCGCAAGAGACTAGATGAAGGTGATGAGAATCCAGCTAAGAGGATGAAGCTGGAAAATCCACAGAGGAACCAAACATCTCCACCCCAGCTCTCTGTCCAGGAGGGCAAGAAGCGCAAGCGACTAGATGAAGGTGATGAGAATCCAGCTAAGAGGATGAAGCTGGAAAGGACAGAGAGGAACCAAACATCTCCACCCCAGCTCTCTGTCCAGGAGGGCAAGAAGCGCAAGCAACTAGATGAGGATGATGAGAATCCAGTTAAGAGGATGAAGCTGGAAAGGACAGAGAGGAACCAAACATCTCCACCCCAGCTCTCTGTCCAGGAAAGCAAAAGGTGA
- the LOC134318628 gene encoding uncharacterized protein LOC134318628, protein MKLEQPDSKPTSSAHSSVLEGKKRKRLDEGDENPAPPQPSVQGSKRQRRLDEGDENPAKRIKLERTKSDPTSPPQLSVQESKEQRQLDEGNENPSEGIKLERTERNQTSTPQLSVLDCKKHKRLDEGDENPAKRMKLENPQRNPTSPPQLSVQEGKKRKRLDEGDENPAKRMKLENPQRNPTSPPQLSVQEGKKRKRLDEGDENPAKRMKL, encoded by the coding sequence ATGAAGCTGGAACAGCCAGACAGCAAACCAACATCTTCAGCTCACTCATCCGTCCTGGAGGGCAAGAAGCGCAAGCGACTGGATGAGGGTGATGAGAATCCAGCTCCACCCCAGCCCTCTGTCCAGGGAAGCAAAAGGCAACGACGATTGGATGAGGGTGATGAGAATCCAGCTAAAAGAATAAAGCTGGAAAGGACAAAGAGCGACCCAACATCTCCACCCCAGCTCTCTGTTCAAGAAAGCAAAGAGCAAAGGCAACTAGATGAGGGTAATGAGAATCCATCTGAAGGAATAAAGCTGGAAAGGACAGAGAGGAACCAAACATCTACACCCCAGCTCTCTGTCCTGGACTGCAAGAAGCACAAGCGACTAGATGAAGGTGATGAGAATCCAGCTAAGAGGATGAAGCTGGAAAATCCACAGAGGAACCCAACATCTCCACCCCAGCTCTCTGTCCAGGAGGGCAAGAAGCGCAAGCGACTAGATGAGGGTGATGAGAATCCAGCTAAGAGGATGAAGCTGGAAAATCCACAGAGGAACCCAACATCTCCACCCCAGCTCTCTGTCCAGGAGGGCAAGAAGCGCAAGCGACTAGATGAGGGTGATGAGAATCCAGCTAAGAGGATGAAGCTGTAA